The window TGCTGATCCACCAGCCGCCACTCACCGACACCAAGCTCTTCTCCGACCGCTTGTTCCGCTTCCTCGATGGATCCGATGACCTTCATAAACGTCCGCCTTTCGATATCAAGAGGTGCGTTCCGAGCTCACCGGTCGAGGAGTTGCTCGACGTCTCGTCACCGCGCTGACCCACGTCACGACGCGACCAAGTATACCGCTATCTATTTAACGGTATAGACTGACGACGCTCACCGGGCATCGCGCCCGACTCGCCCGACGACCCTGGGAGATACATGGCCACCACCACATCCCGCGCAGCGATCGTGGCCGCTGCCCGCACCGCGATCGGGACGGCACGCAGAGGCACCCTCGCTAACGTTCCCGCGATCGAGTTGGCCAAGCCCGTCGTCGCGGCGGTCGTCGAACGGTCCGGCCTCGATCCGGCCGCCTTCGACGACCTGGTACTGGCCGAAAGCATGCAGGGCGGCGGCGACAGCGCCCGCTACATCGCCGTGGCGCTGGGCCTGGTCGACATTCCCGGGATCGCCGTCAATCGACAGTGCGCATCGAGCCTGTCCGCCATCGCGGTGGGCGCTGGGCAGATCGCCTCCGGCATGAGCCGTGCCATCCTCGCCGGCGGCATGGAGTCGCTGTCCACCGGACCGATCATGCAGAAGCGCAAGCCCTTCACGTCGGGCAAGTCACCCGAGGACTACGAGCAGTGGTTCCCCGAATCGCATCCGCCGACCGCGGAAGCGCCCGCGATGGACATGTCCATCACCGTCGCGCACAACTGCAACGTCCAGTACGGGATCACCCGCCAAGACCAGGACGAGTGGGCGCTGCGTAGCCATCAACGCGCCATCAAGGCCATCGACGCCGGATCGTTCACCGACGAGATCATCCCGATCCAGGTTCCCCAGGCAGACGGGACCACGATTACTTTCGCCGAGGACGAGCATCCGCGGCGCGGTAGTTCGATGGAGTCCCTCGCCGGATTGAAGGTATTGCACCCGGAGATCGAGGGCTTCTCGGTCACCGCAGGCAACTCGTCGGGCATCAACGACGCCGCAGCGGTCGTCGCGCTGGCGGCTCCCGACACTGCGCAGGACGTGCTTGCCAACGTGCTGTCGTGGACGCAGGTCGGTCTGGACCCGACCCGCACCGGCAGCGGACCGATCAAGGCGATCCCGAAGGCGCTGGAACTGTCAGGCCGCAAGCTCGAGGACGTCGCGCTCTTCGAGATCAACGAGGCGTTCGCCGCGCAGGCCGTGGCGTGTGCCCGCGAACTCGGCCTCAACGAGGAGATCGTCAACGTGTACGGCTCGGGCATCAGTCTCGGCCACCCGATCGCCGCGACCGGAGCCCGGATGGTCACCTCGGCGATCTACGAACTGCGCCGCCGCGGCGGCGGCATCGGCGTGCTGTCCATGTGCGCGGGCGGCGGCATGGGCGCCGCGATGGTCATCGAGGTGGCCTGACATGAGCGCACTGATCACCGAGGGATTGTTCCGGCTGGACGGCGAGCGCGCGGTGCTGTTCGCGTCCCGCAGGCGGTCGTCGGGCGTGGTGAAGTTCCCCGCCGAACGGCCCGAACTCTTCGACGGCGACCCCGAGATCCAGGACGACATCGAAAAGATCGAATTGTCCACCGAGGGAACGCTGTACACCTACACCACGCAGGAGTTCCTGCCGCCGCTGCCATACAAGGGAAAGCGCGATCCAAAGGCGTTCAGGCCTTACGTGGTCGGCTTCGTCGAGTTGGCTGAGGGCGTGCTGGTGGAGTCGCTGATCGTCGGCGCGACCGCCGAGCAGCTGCAGATCGGCCAGCGCCTGGTGTCGACCACCACGACGCTCGAGACCGACGACGGCAAGTCACTGGTGACGTTCGCGTTCCGTCCCACCACGTAGGGTCCACGATGTGACCGACCTGGGCAGCCCGCCGTTCGGGCTTCATCCCCTGCACGGCGTGCACCAACCGACGACCGGCAATCCGCCGCGTCGCCCCGGATCCGCTCGACGGACCACGTCGATCGACATGACCCGGGACGACGGCACTTTGGACCCCGTGCACCTCAACGGTCATGCCAGGGACCTTCGGACGGCGCCCGACGGCACCGCTACCGTGCTCGGTGAAGCCGGTTTGTCGGCCACCATCGAACTGGTCGCCCGCGTCGTCCGCCATGTCGAGGTCGCACCGCCGGTCGATGCGGTGGCGCACCTGTCCGGTGCACCGGCGATGAGCGGGTTCCGTGCCGCTGCCGACAAGGCGGCCCCGGAACTGCGGGCCAGCCGCGACCTGCGCTACACGCTGCTCGACGACGTCCCCGTGGCGACACTGATCTCCGGCCACGCGCTGTCCGCGTCAGGGCTGCTGGGGCATTACGCGCAGTCCGGGTACCTACCGGTGGCCGACCAGTGCGCTGGATTTGCCACCGGCGGCCTCCTGATGAACTCCTTCGAAACCGGCGATCCGGCCGTGGTCACCGGGCCCGCAGCGCCGGATCTCGACGGCGGCGATGACCCGTGGGCGTGGCACCGGATGGCGCCGTTGCCGGTGAACGGCATGCGACGGCGGCGTCGCATCGATGTCTTCAAGGACGGTGACCGGCGGATCGGCGTCGACGCCATGTTTCGCGACACCTATGTGCGGACCGACGGCGTGGAGACGATCATCCACGAGTACACCCTGGCCGCGGCTGTCGACGCCGACACCGGAGTGATCCTCGAGTCACACGCCACTCCGCGAGTGCTGCCCTGGCAGGAATGCCCGGGCGCAGTGGCCAGCGCCGAG is drawn from Mycolicibacterium gilvum and contains these coding sequences:
- a CDS encoding Zn-ribbon domain-containing OB-fold protein — protein: MSALITEGLFRLDGERAVLFASRRRSSGVVKFPAERPELFDGDPEIQDDIEKIELSTEGTLYTYTTQEFLPPLPYKGKRDPKAFRPYVVGFVELAEGVLVESLIVGATAEQLQIGQRLVSTTTTLETDDGKSLVTFAFRPTT
- a CDS encoding DUF2889 domain-containing protein, with amino-acid sequence MTDLGSPPFGLHPLHGVHQPTTGNPPRRPGSARRTTSIDMTRDDGTLDPVHLNGHARDLRTAPDGTATVLGEAGLSATIELVARVVRHVEVAPPVDAVAHLSGAPAMSGFRAAADKAAPELRASRDLRYTLLDDVPVATLISGHALSASGLLGHYAQSGYLPVADQCAGFATGGLLMNSFETGDPAVVTGPAAPDLDGGDDPWAWHRMAPLPVNGMRRRRRIDVFKDGDRRIGVDAMFRDTYVRTDGVETIIHEYTLAAAVDADTGVILESHATPRVLPWQECPGAVASAERIAGMTLRELHFRVRQELFGTSTCTHLNDLLRSVADAEALIDQMRAA
- a CDS encoding thiolase family protein, whose protein sequence is MATTTSRAAIVAAARTAIGTARRGTLANVPAIELAKPVVAAVVERSGLDPAAFDDLVLAESMQGGGDSARYIAVALGLVDIPGIAVNRQCASSLSAIAVGAGQIASGMSRAILAGGMESLSTGPIMQKRKPFTSGKSPEDYEQWFPESHPPTAEAPAMDMSITVAHNCNVQYGITRQDQDEWALRSHQRAIKAIDAGSFTDEIIPIQVPQADGTTITFAEDEHPRRGSSMESLAGLKVLHPEIEGFSVTAGNSSGINDAAAVVALAAPDTAQDVLANVLSWTQVGLDPTRTGSGPIKAIPKALELSGRKLEDVALFEINEAFAAQAVACARELGLNEEIVNVYGSGISLGHPIAATGARMVTSAIYELRRRGGGIGVLSMCAGGGMGAAMVIEVA